Below is a window of Halomonas sp. Bachu 37 DNA.
TGACTATCGTTCGAGGCATCACCTGGACAGGTTACTTGATCGGGGTGATCGTAGGGGTCGAGTTGCTGGCGTTTCAGTTGCAGGTAGTGACCGTGGTAAGCGTGATAATCACCATGGGACTGCTCAATCTACTGACATGGTGGCGGTTGAGCCAGCCCAGGGCTGTCACCCATGGCGAATACTTGTTGCATCTTCTGGCGGATATTACCGGCCTCACCTTGCTGTTCTATTTTACCGGTGGCTCCACAAATCCCTTCATCACCTATTATCTGGTTCCAGTGACTATCGCCGCGGCAACGCTGCCCTGGCGTCATGCCTGGATCATCGCAGCGTGCGCCATGGCGTCGTACACGCTGCTGATGTTTTTCTACCGGCCCATCCCGCAATTCGGCCACATCCCCATCGACAGGCCTCTAACGCTTCATACCCTGGGCATGTGGATCAACTTCGGGCTTTCCGCCAGTCTCGTCACCTTTTTCATCTACAAGATGGCCCATGCGCTTCGCAATCGCGACCAAGCCCTTTCGCGTACTCGCGAGGCCGCTTTACGCAACGAACAAGTACTTGCCGTCGCGACACAGGCGGCAGGCACGGCTCACGAGCTGGGCACGCCTCTATCCACCATGGCCGTGCTACTCAAGGAGATGGAGCAGGAAACCGACACCGACTCGCCCATAGGCAAGGATGTGGCTCTCTTGCGCCAGCAGGTGGATATTTGCAAGGCTCGCCTGCAGCACCTGGTGGCCAATGCGGATCGGCGGAGGATGGCGGAGCCCGAAGTAATCGATGCCGAAACCTGGCTAGCCGGCGTCGTTCAGCGCTGGCTCGTGTTACGTCCCGATGTAAGTCATCATCTGGAGATAGCGGAGCGTCGCGGGCGCCCTTGGCT
It encodes the following:
- a CDS encoding ATP-binding protein gives rise to the protein MPTTALPLPLSTPNRNLVRLTIVRGITWTGYLIGVIVGVELLAFQLQVVTVVSVIITMGLLNLLTWWRLSQPRAVTHGEYLLHLLADITGLTLLFYFTGGSTNPFITYYLVPVTIAAATLPWRHAWIIAACAMASYTLLMFFYRPIPQFGHIPIDRPLTLHTLGMWINFGLSASLVTFFIYKMAHALRNRDQALSRTREAALRNEQVLAVATQAAGTAHELGTPLSTMAVLLKEMEQETDTDSPIGKDVALLRQQVDICKARLQHLVANADRRRMAEPEVIDAETWLAGVVQRWLVLRPDVSHHLEIAERRGRPWLAVDATLDQALTNLLNNAADANPDSVSIRLDWNENSITIDIRDHGPGVALSIADQLGETFVSTKSKGMGIGLFLTHATINRFGGGVSLYNHPEGGTLTEVILPRHAPH